One stretch of Scyliorhinus canicula chromosome 7, sScyCan1.1, whole genome shotgun sequence DNA includes these proteins:
- the nrip1a gene encoding nuclear receptor-interacting protein 1: MTHGEELCSEMHQDSLVLTYLESVLMHQASRDSMGTPSTKGTSDEEGAACKSSTNRSSRGGGGGGGGGGGGQRLVASPSCESAVSSQQRASKSASALNVKKARLLQAEAWDGAKRRRVCGHGLQVDDQEGSLPNARQSTLGKTQQQQQQQHSTLLASLLQSFSSRLQNVALSQHGSAPRPGQLQSSSTRTSSPEEDLRSYGLVSSHLRALLKNRDHSRTNHLPKEEEGIYQSPVDHQRLSSSPADGRTVGEPISCSARLRAVASMVENGACPSSSPKPSVACSQLALLLSSDTQLQQYTREHSLGARAVPPSASERLAAIASQKVTVASQPDPAPEHPSKDRYRHATSNGTSMASECKRQSVRSGRFVDHTKSPSSTWEKRSREQNRSSMSPNSSSLLMHLLNTNSGPKSSPNNGTESANGHRWAGPERRNFPAFDYGNRVPTWDKPVKQETSSLEEAYSSDESSRSSCTPMDLSTKPRICEPISLQSRSLEQMTESLLFSWNPKTPGVRSPEAKEDCNGSEVKSHQKVTLLQLLLGHQNGAKGNRTPEPQIPNVKSESPNSAVTHAEPPVASSVLSRRVRGLETFPPSSSSSSSSSSCSLSSSLQAAERSPVLKSTHSPPSLAGRQPQLSPLCHANDGAHRIFARRGKPSSDGEPLQNHQHFPKQLTPLEPAKSHHFLEPLLSPESAKVHQFPKQLVSIELAKNNQYVSMQSLGPESRLSNFSFSASKLLQDLAHTGFGKTPEASEADTEEKSVVLGSMEARVGENSGGLLFNRSADTLCFQQSVLLESSGGQARRPLQTGSTPNTDLENLLERRSVLQLLLRTPEKDKAFMGNVHGRPGDQQTLAGAQTSEPRCNGQAANTEPISMVKVKTERVEEEVGFSSNAGALEKSVNFQLPMPSKAEQKNPSFSLDNVKQEMTSPPLPSSPAQSHSSQKGGVLSQLLQRDNNATLGSYAFSQHPSAGSLLEAPTPTSGSNSPCNIPKKRKILPASPTALDDLPKMLDQGEVRNNHAVSSRGATNGLPGCQGSGRLLDLRPGNGLEFESRSNVKDTQGFNVLKQLLLSENGIKVLSQHRIIQNGGSASERGSPCDQKLEDCHPAHFYSQRDLDVSGKETTRDFGATRYLNTVPSSSSAENPAAVRAASNLERQAPYRGLQTDSPWLTKTNPILYYMLQRGGAGEGETTRKERRTPRQRLEHPDRASPDRQVKEEPGSALGYFQSRDAPAPPDLSESTRRILEKVVAIKREPD, from the coding sequence ATGACCCATGGAGAGGAGCTTTGCTCTGAGATGCACCAGGATTCACTTGTGTTAACTTACCTTGAGAGTGTATTAATGCATCAAGCATCGAGGGACAGCATGGGCACGCCATCCACCAAGGGCACCTCCGACGAGGAAGGTGCGGCCTGCAAGTCCTCCACCAACCGCAgcagcagaggaggaggaggaggcggtggtggtgggggaggagggcagcGTCTTGTCGCCTCTCCCTCCTGTGAGTCTGCTGTCTCCTCCCAGCAGAGGGCTTCCAAATCTGCTTCCGCACTGAACGTGAAGAAGGCCAGGCTACTCCAAGCTGAGGCCTGGGACGGAGCTAAGAGGAGAAGGGTATGCGGACACGGGCTGCAGGTTGACGATCAGGAGGGCAGCCTGCCCAATGCCAGGCAGAGCACACTCGGCAAAacccagcaacagcagcagcagcaacatagCACGTTGCTTGCCTCCTTGCTGCAATCATTCAGCTCCCGGTTGCAGAACGTGGCGTTGTCCCAGCATGGCAGTGCCCCCAGGCCAGGCCAGCTGCAGTCTTCGAGCACCCGCACATCCTCGCCGGAGGAAGATCTGAGGAGCTACGGGCTAGTGTCCAGCCACCTGAGAGCCCTTCTAAAGAACAGGGACCACAGCCGTACCAACCACCTTCCCAAGGAGGAAGAGGGCATTTACCAGAGTCCCGTCGACCATCAAAGACTTTCCAGCTCTCCCGCCGACGGGCGGACAGTTGGTGAACCCATTTCCTGCTCTGCCAGGCTGAGAGCCGTGGCCAGCATGGTGGAGAATGGGGCCTGCCCCAGCAGCTCTCCCAAACCCAGTGTTGCCTGCAGCCAGCTGGCCTTGCTGTTGTCCAGCGACACGCAGTTGCAGCAGTACACCCGCGAGCACTCGCTGGGAGCCCGGGCCGTGCCACCCTCGGCTAGCGAGCGGCTGGCTGCCATCGCCAGCCAGAAGGTGACTGTGGCCTCGCAGCCTGACCCAGCCCCGGAGCACCCATCAAAAGACAGGTATCGCCATGCCACGTCCAACGGTACCTCGATGGCATCAGAGTGCAAGAGGCAGTCAGTCCGATCGGGGAGGTTTGTGGATCACACAAAGAGCCCCTCAAGCACCTGGGAGAAGCGCAGCAGGGAGCAGAATCGGTCGTCCATGTCCCCAAACAGCAGCAGCCTCCTCATGCACCTTCTCAACACCAACAGTGGCCCTAAGTCTTCCCCCAACAATGGCACTGAGTCAGCCAATGGTCACCGCTGGGCAGGGCCCGAGAGGAGAAACTTCCCTGCCTTTGATTACGGCAATCGTGTGCCAACCTGGGATAAGCCGGTGAAGCAGGAAACCAGCTccttggaggaggcctacagcaGTGACGAGAGTTCCCGCTCCAGCTGTACACCCATGGATCTATCAACCAAGCCCAGGATATGTGAACCCATCTCCCTCCAATCACGGAGCCTGGAGCAAATGACTGAATCTCTCCTTTTCAGTTGGAACCCCAAAACCCCGGGGGTTAGGAGTCCGGAGGCAAAGGAGGATTGCAATGGGTCTGAGGTGAAAAGCCACCAAAAAGTCACTCTTCTTCAATTGCTCCTCGGCCACCAAAATGGTGCCAAAGGAAACCGAACACCTGAACCCCAAATCCCAAATGTCAAGAGCGAGAGTCCCAACAGTGCAGTGACGCATGCTGAGCCTCCAGTGGCCAGCTCGGTACTCAGCCGGCGCGTCAGAGGCCTGGAAACCTTCCCACCTTCAtcgtcttcctcctcctcctcctcatcctgctcCTTGTCCTCATCCTTACAAGCGGCGGAGAGATCCCCGGTGTTGAAGAGCACGCACAGCCCGCCATCTTTGGCCGGTCGGCAACCACAACTCTCACCCCTCTGCCACGCCAACGATGGTGCACATCGTATCTTTGCCCGTCGGGGGAAGCCCTCAAGCGATGGGGAGCCCTTGCAGAACCATCAGCATTTCCCGAAGCAGTTGACGCCGTTGGAACCGGCAAAGAGTCACCACTTCCTCGAGCCTCTCCTCTCCCCCGAGTCAGCCAAAGTTCACCAATTTCCCAAGCAGTTGGTCTCCATAGAGTTGGCAAAGAATAATCAGTACGTCTCGATGCAGTCACTCGGCCCTGAGAGCAGGCTTTCCAATTTCTCTTTCAGTGCGAGCAAGTTATTGCAGGACCTGGCTCACACCGGCTTCGGCAAGACCCCAGAAGCTTCCGAAGCAGACACCGAGGAGAAGAGTGTTGTCCTGGGCTCTATGGAGGCCAGGGTAGGTGAGAACTCTGGTGGCCTCCTGTTCAATAGGTCAGCCGACACACTCTGCTTCCAGCAGTCAGTACTGCTGGAGTCCAGTGGCGGACAGGCTAGGCGCCCTCTTCAGACAGGCTCAACTCCCAACACCGATCTCGAAAATCTGCTTGAAAGACGCAGCGTCCTTCAGCTCCTCTTGAGGACCCCAGAGAAGGACAAGGCCTTCATGGGGAACGTGCATGGAAGACCAGGTGACCAACAGACCTTGGCAGGTGCACAAACATCAGAGCCCCGGTGTAATGGGCAAGCCGCCAATACAGAACCCATATCCATGGTCAAAGTCAAGACTGAGCGTGTTGAGGAAGAGGTTGGTTTCTCTTCAAATGCAGGAGCATTGGAAAAAAGTGTCAATTTCCAGCTTCCAATGCCAAGCAAGGCTGAACAGAAAAACCCATCCTTTTCATTGGACAACGTGAAGCAAGAAATGACTTCCCCTCCTTTACCCTCCTCTCCAGCTCAGTCCCATTCCTCTCAGAAAGGAGGGGTCCTCAGCCAACTCCTGCAGCGAGACAACAATGCGACCTTGGGGAGTTACGCCTTCAGTCAACATCCCAGTGCCGGCAGCCTCCTTGAGGCACCGACGCCCACCTCTGGCTCCAACAGCCCCTGCAACATTCCCAAGAAGAGAAAGATtctccccgcctcccccactgccctggaTGACTTGCCGAAGATGCTTGACCAGGGCGAGGTCCGGAACAATCATGCCGTCTCTTCCAGAGGGGCTACGAACGGACTTCCCGGTTGTCAAGGCAGTGGCAGGTTGTTGGATCTCCGGCCTGGCAACGGTTTGGAGTTTGAATCCCGAAGTAACGTGAAGGATACCCAAGGCTTTAATGTCCTAAAGCAGCTTCTCCTCTCAGAGAATGGCATCAAAGTCTTATCTCAGCACAGGATAATTCAAAATGGTGGCTCAGCCAGTGAGAGGGGGTCTCCTTGCGATCAAAAGCTGGAGGATTGTCATCCTGCCCACTTTTACAGTCAGCGAGACCTGGATGTCAGTGGAAAGGAGACCACAAGAGACTTTGGGGCCACCAGGTATCTCAACACCGTACCCTCCAGCTCATCCGCGGAAAACCCGGCGGCCGTCCGGGCAGCGTCGAACCTGGAGCGCCAAGCGCCCTACCGTGGACTGCAGACAGACTCGCCCTGGTTGACTAAGACGAACCCCATCCTCTATTACATGCTTCAGAGAGGTGGAGCGGGGGAAGGAGAAACCACCAGGAAAGAGAGGAGGACGCCGCGGCAGCGTCTCGAGCACCCCGACCGGGCGTCGCCTGACCGGCAGGTGAAGGAGGAGCCCGGCAGCGCTCTGGGTTATTTCCAAAGTCGTGACGCTCCGGCGCCACCGGACCTGAGTGAAAGCACGCGCAGAATCCTGGAGAAAGTGGTGGCGATAAAGCGGGAGCCCGATTGA